The DNA region GTTTGAGCCGCAGCTTGCGGCGCATTCGCAAGATGCAGTCTCCCGTTTCCAGCATTTGCGTTCCATTCTGCTCCGGTCTGGGCATCTGTCTTCGCAGCATCAAATAACTTCGTTTTCACTTGAGCTGGAGTCAAAGTTGGCCATTTTTGGAGCAAGAGTGCAACAGCGCCGGTTACTTGTGGAGCGGCATACGAAGTTCCTAATGTCACGACGTAATGCAGCCCGCCCGGTAGTTTCAACGTATCGTTAACCACCATGGTACTTGGCAATGCGACTCGCTGAACACTGGTCGCTGCGATGATATCCGGCTTCTCGCCGCCGGTTCTGGTCGGACCACGCGAGGAACCGCTCCAGAACAAGCCATTGTTTGTAGCGCTGCCTCGGCTATTCGAATTCATGTCGGTGTATTGTCCACCACTGTAATATGCACCTACTGAGATTGCACCACTGGCAGTACCCGGCATCGTTAACGTCCTGGAGGTCGATGTTTGTGAGGTAAAACCAACTGCAGTACCTGAATTCACCATCCAAGCGTCCCATGCACCATCCCCGCCGTTCGCAGTGCGAATATATTCAAAGGTCCAAGTACCAGCGGCAAGGAAATTTCCTAAGGAACCATACATATCGACAACAATGTGCTTAGCGCTATTAGTCGGCGTTCCTAACGAGTTGGTGGCATTGTAGACATCGACAGTATCGTTGCCGGTAAAGACTGCCTCTGCGTCGGTACCACTCACATAATCGAATACTTGAGCACTGGGGCTGGTGATTCGCAACGTAAATGCATCGCTGCCATGATGCCAGATATCAAAAAGTGCGTTTGCACAACTGGCGGCAACGCTGAAGGTCGCCGTTTGACTGCTACTTGGGGCTACCGTTCCCATCGCACGAACATTGGAATTGCCACTGTTTCCACAAGCTGTAACAATAATCTTCCCTGCTCCACTTTGCGCGGAAAAGTACTCCTCATCTGCCCGCGAGCCATCATGAGCGCCCCAATGACTCCCCAAGGAAATATTGATAACGATAGGTTTTCCTAACGCATTCGCTTTTTGAAACATCCAGTTCACTGCATCGACCAAGTCAGTCGCAAAAGACAATACTGATGTTCCCCGGGTTCTAACGATAAGCAAGTCGGAACCGGGAGCGACTCCCTTTGCCAATCCGCTTACGTGACCCGAACCATCGCTCGCTGCAATCGATGCAGTCGCAGTACCATGAGCGAAAGAGCTCGATTTCATACTGGTGACAAAACCGGCTGGAGTACCATCGATCTCATTATTGATATGAGCATTCGTGTACTCAACACCATAAGAAAAACCACTCGGATGCACTCTACCACCGGTAATCGAACCTGGCATATCCCACAGGTATTGGATCCGGGAAATCGCGGTATTGTCGTCAC from bacterium includes:
- a CDS encoding S8 family serine peptidase, whose translation is MKSLLRFVIVLFVVKLSFGAVATPMVIEQRDKISPLTAIVMKAASSGSDKLSSLTTTDVITGETLAPLFVYGSVSITDIEALGGKVGTVFHDWKTVQIPVSRISALSSHPSVRFIESAPPVYPLDAISNADTSTGGGLWIGNGAATAHGLYDGTDVIVGVIDAGTDWSHLDFRRDDNTAISRIQYLWDMPGSITGGRVHPSGFSYGVEYTNAHINNEIDGTPAGFVTSMKSSSFAHGTATASIAASDGSGHVSGLAKGVAPGSDLLIVRTRGTSVLSFATDLVDAVNWMFQKANALGKPIVINISLGSHWGAHDGSRADEEYFSAQSGAGKIIVTACGNSGNSNVRAMGTVAPSSSQTATFSVAASCANALFDIWHHGSDAFTLRITSPSAQVFDYVSGTDAEAVFTGNDTVDVYNATNSLGTPTNSAKHIVVDMYGSLGNFLAAGTWTFEYIRTANGGDGAWDAWMVNSGTAVGFTSQTSTSRTLTMPGTASGAISVGAYYSGGQYTDMNSNSRGSATNNGLFWSGSSRGPTRTGGEKPDIIAATSVQRVALPSTMVVNDTLKLPGGLHYVVTLGTSYAAPQVTGAVALLLQKWPTLTPAQVKTKLFDAAKTDAQTGAEWNANAGNGRLHLANAPQAAAQT